A window of Pomacea canaliculata isolate SZHN2017 linkage group LG3, ASM307304v1, whole genome shotgun sequence contains these coding sequences:
- the LOC112559357 gene encoding uncharacterized protein LOC112559357 isoform X1 — MSVFSLISKSYKALQLLNHLQHKNIITRVMSSVPLSPAAFFEAVRDTGIAFYCGVPDSLLKDFCAFITQNVPAKSHVITANEGNAVALATGYHLATGKTAMVYLQNSGLGNAVNPLVSLASPAVSSIPILLLIGWRGEPGVKDEPQHVTQGKITPELLEVMNIPSRILPQDNEKMREVLREAKHHFEEKKSAFALLVKSKTFGTCKLPPNPPQFSMTREQAVTLVLQGLSSQDVVVSTTGMLSREVYEYRALKKMSHEQEFLTVGAMGHSSMIALGIALQKPNRQVFSLDGDGAVLMHMGALATIAQRKVPNFRHIVFNNGAHDSVGGQPTEARHFDDFSIPGIAMACGYKEAFTVKTETELVEGLHRLQNQSGPTMMEVLINTGNRTDLGRPTRTTHENKEDFMEFLKS; from the exons ATGTCTGTTTTCAGCCTTATTTCCAAGTCCTATAAAGCACTTCAGTTactaaat CATCTCcaacacaaaaacattattaCAAGAGTTATGTCCAGTGTACCTCTCAGTCCTGCTGCTTTTTTTGAGGCTGTCAGAGATACAGGGATCGCCTTTTACTGTGGAGTGCCTGACTCTCTCTTGAAAG ACTTCTGTGCTTTTATTACACAAAATGTTCCAGCTAAAAGCCATGTCATTACAGCTAATGAAGGCAATGCTGTTGCTTTAGCAACTGGCTATCACTTAGCAACTGGAAAGACAGCTATGGTTTATTTACAG AACTCTGGCCTGGGTAATGCGGTGAATCCTCTGGTGTCCCTGGCTTCCCCAGCTGTCTCTAGTATTCCTATCCTGCTATTGATTGGCTGGAGAGGTGAACCTGGGGTCAAGGATGAACCACAGCATGTTACCCAAGGAAAAATCACTCCAGAATTGTTAG AGGTGATGAATATACCTTCCAGAATTCTTCCACAAGATAATGAAAAGATGAGAGAG GTACTCAGAGAAGCAAAACATCACTTTGAAGAGAAGAAATCTGCATTTGCTCTTCTGGTGAAAAGCAAGACATTCGGAACATGTAAACTTCCACCAAATCCCCCTCA ATTCTCAATGACCCGTGAGCAGGCTGTAACCCTCGTGCTGCAAGGTCTCAGCTCTCAAGATGTTGTAGTCAGCACCACAGGCATGCTGTCACGAGAAGTCTACGAGTACAG GGCTTTGAAAAAGATGAGCCATGAACAGGAGTTTCTCACAGTGGGAGCAATGGGTCATTCCAGTATGATTGCCCTTGGCATTGCTTTACAAAAACCAAACAGGCAG GTTTTCAGTCTGGATGGAGATGGAGCTGTTTTGATGCATATGGGAGCACTAGCCACCATAGCCCAGCGAAAAGTTCCCAACTTTAGACACATTGTCTTTAACAACGGTGCCCACGATTCAGTGGGTGGTCAACCAACTGAAGCACGGCATTTTGATGACTTCTCAATCCCAGGCATTGCAATGGCATGCGGTTATAAAGAG GCCTTTACGGTGAAAACTGAGACTGAGTTGGTCGAGGGGTTGCACCGCCTGCAGAACCAATCGGGACCCACCATGATGGAGGTGTTGATCAACACAGGCAACCGCACTGACTTGGGGAGGCCAACACGAACTACTCATGAAAACAAAGAGGACTTCATGGAGTTTCTTAAAAGCTGA
- the LOC112559357 gene encoding uncharacterized protein LOC112559357 isoform X2, with protein sequence MVYLQNSGLGNAVNPLVSLASPAVSSIPILLLIGWRGEPGVKDEPQHVTQGKITPELLEVMNIPSRILPQDNEKMREVLREAKHHFEEKKSAFALLVKSKTFGTCKLPPNPPQFSMTREQAVTLVLQGLSSQDVVVSTTGMLSREVYEYRALKKMSHEQEFLTVGAMGHSSMIALGIALQKPNRQVFSLDGDGAVLMHMGALATIAQRKVPNFRHIVFNNGAHDSVGGQPTEARHFDDFSIPGIAMACGYKEAFTVKTETELVEGLHRLQNQSGPTMMEVLINTGNRTDLGRPTRTTHENKEDFMEFLKS encoded by the exons ATGGTTTATTTACAG AACTCTGGCCTGGGTAATGCGGTGAATCCTCTGGTGTCCCTGGCTTCCCCAGCTGTCTCTAGTATTCCTATCCTGCTATTGATTGGCTGGAGAGGTGAACCTGGGGTCAAGGATGAACCACAGCATGTTACCCAAGGAAAAATCACTCCAGAATTGTTAG AGGTGATGAATATACCTTCCAGAATTCTTCCACAAGATAATGAAAAGATGAGAGAG GTACTCAGAGAAGCAAAACATCACTTTGAAGAGAAGAAATCTGCATTTGCTCTTCTGGTGAAAAGCAAGACATTCGGAACATGTAAACTTCCACCAAATCCCCCTCA ATTCTCAATGACCCGTGAGCAGGCTGTAACCCTCGTGCTGCAAGGTCTCAGCTCTCAAGATGTTGTAGTCAGCACCACAGGCATGCTGTCACGAGAAGTCTACGAGTACAG GGCTTTGAAAAAGATGAGCCATGAACAGGAGTTTCTCACAGTGGGAGCAATGGGTCATTCCAGTATGATTGCCCTTGGCATTGCTTTACAAAAACCAAACAGGCAG GTTTTCAGTCTGGATGGAGATGGAGCTGTTTTGATGCATATGGGAGCACTAGCCACCATAGCCCAGCGAAAAGTTCCCAACTTTAGACACATTGTCTTTAACAACGGTGCCCACGATTCAGTGGGTGGTCAACCAACTGAAGCACGGCATTTTGATGACTTCTCAATCCCAGGCATTGCAATGGCATGCGGTTATAAAGAG GCCTTTACGGTGAAAACTGAGACTGAGTTGGTCGAGGGGTTGCACCGCCTGCAGAACCAATCGGGACCCACCATGATGGAGGTGTTGATCAACACAGGCAACCGCACTGACTTGGGGAGGCCAACACGAACTACTCATGAAAACAAAGAGGACTTCATGGAGTTTCTTAAAAGCTGA